TTTTACTTTGAGATTTGGTGTTAAAgattcaaataaaaattcagTGCGAGTTATGAAAGCTTCCTCAGACATGAGGAAAAATGCTCAGGAACTATTAGAACCCGTTTTATCCGAACGTGAAATGGCGCTTAACTCTAATACCAGCCTGGAAAATGACAGaaatgacgatgatgatgacgatgatgatgatgacgatgatgacgatgacgatgacgacgacgacgatgaATCCGATCTGGAAAGCTTAGAAGGGGAAGTGGATACTGACACGGACGATAACAACGAAGGAGATGGCTCTGACAATCACGAGGAAGGTGGAGAAGAAGGAAGTAGAGGAGCTGATGCTGATGTGTCCAGTGCACAGCAGCGTGCCGAAAGGGTTGCGGACCCATGGATATATCAAAGATCTAGATCAGCTATTAATATAGAAACAGAATCAAGGAATTTGTGGGATACATCTGACAAGAACAGTGGTCTACAATACTACCCCCCTGATCAGTCTCCAagttcttccttttcttctcctaGAGTATCGTCTGGTAACGACAAAAATGACAATGAGGCAACAAATGTTTTGTCCAACAGTGGtagcaaaaagaaaaactcaATGATCCCTGATATTTACAAAATACTTGGGTACTTTTTACCTTCTAGATGGCAAGCTCAACCAAATAACAGCTTGCAGCTATCTCAAGATGGTATTACTCATTTACAACCTAATCCTGATTATCACTCATACATGACTTATGAAAGATCAAGCGCTTCTTCTGCCTCTACCAGAAATAGACTGAGAACCTCTTTTGAGAACTCTGGGAAAGTGGACTTTGCAGTCACTTGGGCAAATAAGTCATTGCCAGACAATAAGTTAACTATATTCTATTACGAGATTAAAGTTCTCAGTGTAACGAGTACAGAGAGTGCTGAAAATAGTAACATTGTTATCGGATACAAGTTAGTAGAGAATGAATTAATGGAAGCGACTACAAAAAAGAGTGTTTCTCGTTCAAGCGTGGCCGGTTCTAGTAGTAGCTTAGGTGGTAGTAATAACATGAGTTCCAATAGAGTACCTTCTACTTCTTTCACTATGGAAGGTACTCAAAGGCGTGATTATATTTATGAAGGGGGCGTTTCAGCCATGTCTCTTAACGTGGATGGTTCCATAAATAAGTGTCAGAAATACGGATTTGATCTTAATGTATTTGGCTATTGCGGATTTGACGGTTTGATAACTAATTCTACAGAACAATCTAAGGAATATGCTAAGCCTTTTGGTAGGGATGACGTTATTGGTTGTGGCATAAATTTTATCGATGgctcaatttttttcacgaAGAATGGTATCCATTTAGGTAACGCATTCACCGACTTGAATGATCTAGAATTCGTCCCATATGTGGCCTTACGACCTGGGAATTCTatcaaaacaaattttggGTTAAATGAGGATTTTGTATTTGACATTATTGGATATCAAGATAAATGGAAGAGTTTGGCGTATGAGCATATTTGTCGTGGACGCCAAATGGACGTTtcaattgaagaattcGACTCTGATGAAAGTGAGGAAgatgaaactgaaaatgggcctgaagaaaataaatcaaCAAACGTTAATGAAGATTTGATGGATATTGATCAAGAGGATGGTGCCGCTGGTAATAAGGATACAAAGAAGCTTAACGATGAGAAGGACAACAATCTGAAGTTTCTTTTGGGAGAAGATAATAGGTTTATAGATGGAAAGCTAGTTAGACCAGACGTGAACAATATTAACAACTTAAGCGTGGATGACGGTTCATTGCCTAATACATTAAACGTGATGATAAATGATTATTTGATCCACGAAGGATTGGTGGATGTTGCAAAGGggtttttgaaagatttgcAAAAAGATGCGGTTAATGTCAATGGGCAACATTCTGAAAGTAAAGATGTTATCAGGCACAATGAAAGACAGATCATGAAAGAAGAACGTATGGTAAAGATAAGGCAAGAATTAAGATACTTGATAAACAAAGGTCAAATTAGCAAATGCATCAATTATATCGATAACGAAATTCCAGATctgttaaaaaataatctAGAATTGGTATTTGAGTTAAAACTAGCGAATTATCTGGTGATGATTAAAAAGAGTTCATCcaaagatgatgacgaaattgaaaatttaattttgaagggTCAAGAATTATCTAATGAATTTATCTACGATACTAAAATTCCACAATCTTTGAGGGATAGGTTTAGTGGACAATTGAGTAATGTCTCTGCATTGTTAGCATATTCCAATCCACTTGTGGAGGCACCAAAGGAGATATCAGGATATTTGAGTGACGAATACTTACAAGAGAGATTATTTCAAGTTAGTAACAACACAATACTAACATTTTTACATAAGGATAGCGAATGCGCATTAGAGAATGTAATATCAAACACTAGAGCTATGCTTTCTACATTACTTGAGTATAACGCGTTCGGTTCAACCAACTCTTCAGATCCAAGATATTACAAAGCTATTAACTTCGACGAAGATGTGTTGAATTTATGAGCATAAAACAAGCACCTTCAAACAACAAAGCCATGTGATATCAGTCATTATCTTCCCAAAAATCGCATATTAATATGTCTTAAACCGTTTATATAATGAAATTTACTTGAcacctttctttttaatattCTCATCCAAAATACTTCTTAAGTATAGTATATAATTTCATCGATAATTCCTTTATAGGCCAACGAAGAGCCACTAGACGTAGACACCGAAAGAATTCGAAGCAAAAACAGTGGTCAAGCCAGCAAACAAGCTGCCAATTACACTTAAAATTGtgtagaagaagagtttCTTAATGTATGAAGATTTAGAACCGACGGCGAACAGGGCAGATGATAATACAGCTAATGTAACGATTAAACCACAAATTGCAAATTTTGGTTGAGTGTCTAAGTGGATAAATGGCTGGAAGCTCTTTGAGGAATGGAACTCTTTCTTAAGTGATTACACAAATGCCGAGAAGGCGAATTGGCTATACTTGTTAGTAATTATGAATTAGAAAACAGGAAGGGAACTATTCATTGTCCTGTGTGTTGttaaaaacatcaaaagaATAGCATCAACCAGCGTTACAGGCAACGTACGTATAATTGTTCATAAGTCATTGTAAACCTTGAATATGCAGGGATATCTCTCACTGCTTATGTTTTGCCTATTTACAGTATACGTTTTATGTGTACTTGCATCCTTCTTCGAAAAGTATTtgcaatttcaaatttcgcgtcaaagaaaagagaagacCACCCAAAAGATATCATTTCAACATAGGTAGAAATAAGGCAGAAGATGATGGGACGAAACGGTATTCGGCTAGCACTGAAAAGATCTTTCAGCACTTATCAGCCACCGGTAGTAGAGATTACGAATATAACGAAGTTATGGCCCACTCTACGACCTGAAGTTAGGGATGAAATCAAGGAATACTTACGATGGAGGATGCAAGAAGATTGGAGACATATACCGCTGGAGGAGACCAAAGCAGCGTATTTCTTATCTTATGGACCCTGTGGTGGCAGATCCAAGGGCAACGAATGGAACGTAGGGTACACGGGAATGCGGATAGTGTTCAACCTTGTTTTATTTGGCGGTGCAGCGACTGCATTTTATAATTGGAAACAAGATAAAAAGCTAGAGGAACAATTAAGGGATCTTGTATAAATTGGAAGCAACaatagtatatatatatatgcgCTTGCGCAGAGTACGTtctattcattttttatcattcattATCTATCCCTGTAAATAAActaatataaaaattcaaaaaaataatgatttcGCCCAGGATCGAACTGGGGACGTTCTGCGTGTTAAGCAGATGCCATAACCGACTAGACCACGAAACCACTTAATTGAAATATACAACCCCAAGATAAGATACTTGCTTCATAGTTTAGTTGTAAAATTGAAGTTCAGTACAACATGGCACTagtataaaaaaaagtttacCAGCCATTACTGCGCACTTACCTACATTAGTCACTCTTAGCGTATATTCTAAATACGCTTAGAGACGTCTCCTTACTATTTTTCATACGTATAACTCTCAAAGGACAGTATAGACATATCCCTGGGGGCTTTTAGAGTGCAGCCTCTGGAGGTCTACACACGTTAATAGTCTCAAAAAATACGCTAATATTTGTTAAATAAGCGAATAGGTCTTCATGTGCGCCTGAATCAGTAGCTGTCTACATGGTAAAGAGTAATTTGTTGACACGAAAATTGATAGTTggttaaaaaatattgcaGATTCAATACTACATGAAAGACTTAATTACAAGATAGACTGATggtgaaaaaagaatgtaCAGGTTTACCGGCAAACATTTTGAGAAATTAAAGcccaaaaaattttgtgtACCTTATGATTTTCCTCCTCTGTCTAATCCAGTTCCGTATCTGGGTACTGCTGCTTCTTTGTTAAAATCGCAGCATGCTTCCCATTGTTGGGAATTGACTTTGAGCAATATTTAGTTAGTAACTACCATATAGGTGACTGTCGTGTGCCAGCTATAACAGAAATAATCCTTTCACCATGATCATTGTAAACGATCAAAGAAAACTCTGAAGGGACTATAATGCAGTCTTCATGCAGACACTTGAAATATACGACATTAGTAGCTCCCAAGGTAGTAGGCACATCCTGCGTAAATTCTCCACAACCATGTTGTATATATAGCAGCCATAGTATGACCGAGCACATGGGACGTACGaataaaagattttctCAGATCCCTGAACTTGAGCGTCAACCATGAATTTctctacttttttttcgagCAGTAATTACCATTTTAGGTTTGATTACAATCACAGCTTCAGCAGAATTTGATTTCGACGTAGGCTATGAAGAGTTTGTCCGTATCAACCCTGATAAGACCTTCTTAGAAAGTGAGATTGGCCTTTACGTTGGTTGGACCGAGGGTAGTCAACGGCAGATAACAACGATACCACATAATTCCACGTTGGCGGCATCACTACAAGAGTAGAATGGTTGTGGTGGTAATGGCACAGAAACCTCCATCGCTACGTCCACACTTACGATGAGTGGTATACCTATCGCTACGATAATGAAGCACAGAAAAAGTGTACTTATCATATTACCGCAACTATGTACGTGAGGTGTAAATTATGGCTCTCATAGGACATAAGTAGGacagaaattgaaatttttgtgTTGGCAGAGCGAAAGAAACTTGAATTCGTTTATGAGGAATAAATTCTCAGCTCCATCCATGGTTCCAGTTGACGCTATGATACGCAAATTCCTTTGTGATACAGGTATCATTTCTGCAATTCCTCGTAGATTGTTGATCATACCATAAGATTGATGCTGGGGAAAGTGGAGAAGCTAACTTAACGATTGAGGCCTTGGCAAACCCTGTTAAACCAGTACTATCGGCCTTAACATGCGACTtagagagagagagagagagagatGTTTGCGTTTGCGTCATGATAGAGATGCTACATCCACATAGTTGTTGTAGACATGTTTAAAGGTACAATTCTGCAACAACGccttgaaattttccaaaactAACCAAGCACATTGGAGTTACGCTTATATAGTAAGCCACTTCACTTGCGTTGCTGTAAAGGTTGATAACTACAGGTAGGAATTAATGAAtgttaaataaaaaagggAAATACCATCATCTCGACAAGAAAGGCAAAATAACTTTTCAATCTCACCAAGACGCGCGAACGAAACTCGTGCGTCTATATTAGTATCTTGACGGCGCTTTTACATCATTAAAGGTGTAATAAAACTGAAGTCATGCGATGGCACTGAAATAATCAAAGTAACTATTTGTGATGGCATGCACTGTGATATGATctcaaggaaaaaaatgcaatgTCGGGCGCCAATACTTATGATCATGCTTAGTCTCGACATTGACCTTGCTTGCTACAGTAATCTGGTGTCCGAGTAGTGACATCTAGGTACCGGTGAGAACTATATCTTCATTACTACACTTGTCGCCCCTGAATATTATCGCTACACACGCGAAAGAGCTCTTGTTAAAGTTACTCTCGCATCATTGCGGTACATGTTTTGCATATTCATCTGAAGTAGGAAAGGGTATAAGCAGTATATGATGTACCATCTGCATAAGCGGTGTTTAATGCGTACCTATCGTTTAAGAACAAAAGGaacacacccacacccgCTCCAATACCATATTGAGAGAATAATGAGGTAACATATGCTTCTATTTGGTTCGATAAGACGGCTACTAGTccaaaaaaagtcaaacaacaatttcaacAGCTACATTCTGAAGATAGAACGCATTTTTGCCTGAATATTGCAACTCAATAGACATTCTAAAGTGCTACGAGAAAAAAGCTTGTAATGGACCATGGCAATGTGCgccatatatatatgcgGCTCCCTTATGagtagaagaaaatatatgaCTGGTGGTACAAAGTGGCATGGTGGTATATAGATGTAGGAACACCATTTGAGTTTGCCATAATGATTAAATTTCCCTTTTTATAAAGAATTAGCCGCCCATAACACGAAAAATATCACAGTTGACGAAAGAAGACACGTCGCCTAAACGCGTAATGAATCGCAATATACGAAAAGCTAAACGGGTTTTTCAGAATCCTCTTACCCAGCCTTGGATAATAGTTTTGgccgaaaaaaaaaaaaagaaagaaaaaaattgaaatttcGCGATCCGAACAAACAATGAACAGAAAAacagaatatatataacgCTGCCAAGCCTATTTCTTGTTGCCGATTAATTGTTGACATCCTCTTAATTACCAAAAGAGCCTAAGAAAACAAACACACTAACCACACAGTATCTTTCGCCCGAATGTCTGAATTGAAAACAGGTCATGCAGGCCATAACCCTTGGGCTTCAGTTGCCAATTCCGGTCCGATCTCTATTTTATCCTACTGTGGTTCCTCTATTTTAATGACGGTGACTAACAAGTTCGTCGTCAATTTGAAGGATTTCAACATGAACTTTGTCATGCTTTTCGTGCAATCTTTGGTTTGTACTATAACCTTGATTATCCTACGTATACTGGGCTATGCGAAGTTCCGTTCATTAAACAAAACAGACGCCAAGAACTGGTTCCctatttcctttttacTGGTCTTGATGATCTACACCTCTTCGAAGGCTTTACAATACTTGGCTGTTCCAATTTACACcattttcaagaatttgaCTATTATCTTGATTGCTTATGGTGAGGTTCTCTTTTTTGGTGGCTCTGTCACCTCCATGGAATTGTCatcatttttgttgatgGTCCTTTCTTCTGTCGTTGCAACTTGGGGTGACCAGCAAGCTGTGGCTGCCAAGGCTGCTTCATTGGCTGAAGGAGCAGCCGGTGCTGTTGCCTCCTTTAACCCAGGTTATTTCTGGATGTTCACCAACTGTATCACTTCTGCATTATTCGTTCTTATAATGAGAAAGAGAATTAAGTTAACTAACTTCAAGGATTTCGACACTATGTTTTACAACAATGTTTTGGCTCTACCTATTCTATTGctgttttctttctgtGTGGAAGATTGGTCTTCAGTTAATTTGACCAATAACTTTTCTAACGATTCGCTAACTGCTATGATCATCAGTGGTGTTGCATCCGTCGGTATTTCTTACTGTTCCGGTTGGTGTGTTCGTGTTACTTCGTCTACTACATATTCGATGGTAGGGGCTTTGAACAAGCTGCCAATTGCCTTGTCTGgtttgattttctttgatgCTCCAAGAAACTTCTTATCTATTCTCTCCATTTTTATTGGTTTCCTATCAGGTATTATTTATGCTGTTGCCAAACAAAAGAAGCAACAAGCCCAACCTTTACGTAAATGAGAACTTACGGGGGGTgcaatttattttttttttttggtttattttattttatagaGGCATCTAATGCAAGTAGATTTATATACAATTATACTTAAAATTGATATACCTTAGAACAGGTCGGACA
This sequence is a window from Saccharomyces cerevisiae S288C chromosome VII, complete sequence. Protein-coding genes within it:
- the VID30 gene encoding glucose-induced degradation complex subunit VID30 (Central component of GID Complex, involved in FBPase degradation; interacts strongly with Gid8p to serve as a scaffold for other GID Complex subunits; contains SPRY domain and 3 domains that are also found in Gid8p - LisH, CTLH, and CRA; required for association of Vid vesicles and actin patches in vacuole import and degradation pathway; shifts the balance of nitrogen metabolism toward glutamate production; localizes to the nucleus and the cytoplasm); this translates as MSEYMDDVDREFINCLFPSYLLQQPVAYDLWILYLQHRKLFHKLKNTNLINADENPTGVGMGRTKLTALTRKEIWSKLMNLGVLGTISFEAVNDDYLIQVYKYFYPDVNDFTLRFGVKDSNKNSVRVMKASSDMRKNAQELLEPVLSEREMALNSNTSLENDRNDDDDDDDDDDDDDDDDDDDDDESDLESLEGEVDTDTDDNNEGDGSDNHEEGGEEGSRGADADVSSAQQRAERVADPWIYQRSRSAINIETESRNLWDTSDKNSGLQYYPPDQSPSSSFSSPRVSSGNDKNDNEATNVLSNSGSKKKNSMIPDIYKILGYFLPSRWQAQPNNSLQLSQDGITHLQPNPDYHSYMTYERSSASSASTRNRLRTSFENSGKVDFAVTWANKSLPDNKLTIFYYEIKVLSVTSTESAENSNIVIGYKLVENELMEATTKKSVSRSSVAGSSSSLGGSNNMSSNRVPSTSFTMEGTQRRDYIYEGGVSAMSLNVDGSINKCQKYGFDLNVFGYCGFDGLITNSTEQSKEYAKPFGRDDVIGCGINFIDGSIFFTKNGIHLGNAFTDLNDLEFVPYVALRPGNSIKTNFGLNEDFVFDIIGYQDKWKSLAYEHICRGRQMDVSIEEFDSDESEEDETENGPEENKSTNVNEDLMDIDQEDGAAGNKDTKKLNDEKDNNLKFLLGEDNRFIDGKLVRPDVNNINNLSVDDGSLPNTLNVMINDYLIHEGLVDVAKGFLKDLQKDAVNVNGQHSESKDVIRHNERQIMKEERMVKIRQELRYLINKGQISKCINYIDNEIPDLLKNNLELVFELKLANYLVMIKKSSSKDDDEIENLILKGQELSNEFIYDTKIPQSLRDRFSGQLSNVSALLAYSNPLVEAPKEISGYLSDEYLQERLFQVSNNTILTFLHKDSECALENVISNTRAMLSTLLEYNAFGSTNSSDPRYYKAINFDEDVLNL
- the OST5 gene encoding dolichyl-diphosphooligosaccharide--protein glycotransferase subunit (Zeta subunit of the oligosaccharyltransferase complex of the ER lumen; complex catalyzes asparagine-linked glycosylation of newly synthesized proteins); protein product: MTYEQLYKEFHSSKSFQPFIHLDTQPKFAICGLIVTLAVLSSALFAVGSKSSYIKKLFFYTILSVIGSLFAGLTTVFASNSFGVYV
- the MTC3 gene encoding Mtc3p (hypothetical protein; green fluorescent protein (GFP)-fusion protein localizes to the mitochondrion; mtc3 is synthetically sick with cdc13-1) — its product is MMGRNGIRLALKRSFSTYQPPVVEITNITKLWPTLRPEVRDEIKEYLRWRMQEDWRHIPLEETKAAYFLSYGPCGGRSKGNEWNVGYTGMRIVFNLVLFGGAATAFYNWKQDKKLEEQLRDLV
- the VRG4 gene encoding GDP-mannose transporter (Golgi GDP-mannose transporter; regulates Golgi function and glycosylation in Golgi; VRG4 has a paralog, HVG1, that arose from the whole genome duplication), with protein sequence MSELKTGHAGHNPWASVANSGPISILSYCGSSILMTVTNKFVVNLKDFNMNFVMLFVQSLVCTITLIILRILGYAKFRSLNKTDAKNWFPISFLLVLMIYTSSKALQYLAVPIYTIFKNLTIILIAYGEVLFFGGSVTSMELSSFLLMVLSSVVATWGDQQAVAAKAASLAEGAAGAVASFNPGYFWMFTNCITSALFVLIMRKRIKLTNFKDFDTMFYNNVLALPILLLFSFCVEDWSSVNLTNNFSNDSLTAMIISGVASVGISYCSGWCVRVTSSTTYSMVGALNKLPIALSGLIFFDAPRNFLSILSIFIGFLSGIIYAVAKQKKQQAQPLRK